One stretch of Leadbetterella byssophila DSM 17132 DNA includes these proteins:
- a CDS encoding PorP/SprF family type IX secretion system membrane protein: MKFFTRICLVIGGLCMALTSQAQQEVLYSQYMFNMLALNPAYAGSRDVLSITALGRYQWIGVNGAPNTHSLTLDMPFQNEKMGVGITAYNDNIGKWNTTGLNLAYAYKFKLTERTTMSLGLQPTVMNVSANLAGVKTFEGGDPSFVDDISRFLVNAGLGTFISNDKAYFGISVPQLIEQRISPNPDGKGKTQRHYFAMMGLVLGKGHFKVKPSTVIRVTKGAPVGLDGNLNVWYRDKISLGVSARKSQMVFSGTDQMDAFVGMVELQLTPQLRLGFAYDTALGRLNEEIDGQTFYKKIAGTPTYEGYLRFEFGFSKDKIITPRYF; this comes from the coding sequence ATGAAATTTTTTACTCGAATCTGCTTGGTGATAGGGGGGCTATGTATGGCTTTGACTTCACAGGCACAGCAAGAAGTTCTGTATTCCCAATACATGTTTAATATGTTGGCCTTAAATCCTGCGTACGCGGGAAGCAGGGATGTATTAAGCATTACTGCACTGGGCAGATACCAGTGGATTGGGGTAAATGGGGCTCCAAACACGCATTCTTTAACCTTAGATATGCCTTTTCAAAACGAAAAGATGGGGGTGGGGATAACCGCCTACAATGATAATATCGGGAAATGGAATACTACCGGGCTAAACCTAGCTTATGCCTATAAATTTAAATTAACAGAGAGGACTACCATGTCCTTGGGATTACAGCCTACCGTGATGAACGTAAGTGCAAATCTGGCCGGTGTCAAAACCTTTGAAGGAGGAGATCCTTCTTTTGTGGATGATATTTCCAGATTCTTGGTGAATGCCGGGTTAGGTACTTTTATCAGTAATGACAAGGCGTATTTTGGTATTTCTGTACCTCAGTTAATTGAGCAAAGGATATCACCTAATCCGGACGGTAAAGGTAAAACTCAGAGGCATTATTTCGCCATGATGGGTTTGGTGTTAGGAAAGGGGCATTTTAAAGTTAAGCCCTCAACCGTTATTCGTGTAACTAAAGGTGCTCCGGTAGGTTTAGATGGGAACTTAAATGTTTGGTATAGAGATAAGATTTCTTTGGGTGTTTCTGCTCGTAAGTCGCAAATGGTATTCTCAGGAACTGATCAGATGGATGCCTTTGTGGGAATGGTAGAATTACAATTGACTCCTCAGTTGCGTTTAGGATTTGCTTATGATACAGCCCTAGGTAGATTGAATGAGGAGATTGACGGACAAACATTTTATAAGAAGATCGCAGGTACGCCTACTTATGAGGGATATCTACGTTTCGAATTTGGATTCAGCAAGGATAAAATCATTACGCCTCGCTACTTCTGA